From one Anaeromyxobacter diazotrophicus genomic stretch:
- a CDS encoding ammonium transporter: protein MADPTLPELAKQLTDTQNALNIVWTMVAGFLVMFMQAGFALVETGLTRAKNAAHTMGMNFLVYAIGIIGFYFVGFGLQMGGVGPVFGENAILAKEFVIDIGGKPFGLFGMTGFGLHPLSLFTAGVATTFLFQMCFMDTTCTIPTGAAAERWKFTSFVIFSFVISTVIYPVYANWVWGGGWLSQLGANFGLGHGHVDFAGSSVVHMTGGVMALVLAKMIGPRAGKYGADGRIHPIAPHSIPQVMLGTFILAFGWFGFNAGSTLSGMDTRLAVVATNTMIASATGAFAAYLYVKAKWGKPDPSWLANGMLAGLVAITAPCAFVSAWAAAVIGLVSGVLVVAAAVFIDTKLKIDDPVGASAVHGVNGAWGILSLGLFANGVYGQGLNGVARGVTGLFYGDAGQLIAELIGIAANVLYVAPLAALAFYLIGKIVGNRVSLEDEVNGLDLPEMGVHGYSSDGGPMPAGAARPVAQGALGGAAVAKPVASTF from the coding sequence ATGGCCGACCCGACCCTCCCCGAGCTCGCGAAGCAGCTCACCGACACTCAGAACGCCCTCAACATCGTCTGGACGATGGTGGCGGGCTTCCTCGTCATGTTCATGCAGGCCGGCTTCGCGCTGGTCGAGACGGGGCTCACCCGCGCCAAGAACGCTGCGCACACGATGGGGATGAACTTCCTCGTCTACGCCATCGGCATCATCGGCTTCTACTTCGTCGGCTTCGGGCTGCAGATGGGCGGCGTCGGCCCGGTGTTCGGGGAGAACGCGATCCTCGCCAAGGAGTTCGTGATCGACATCGGGGGGAAGCCGTTCGGCCTGTTCGGCATGACGGGCTTCGGGCTGCACCCGCTGTCGCTCTTCACGGCGGGGGTCGCGACGACGTTCCTCTTCCAGATGTGCTTCATGGACACGACCTGCACCATCCCCACCGGCGCGGCGGCCGAGCGGTGGAAGTTCACCTCGTTCGTGATCTTCAGCTTCGTCATCTCGACCGTCATCTACCCCGTGTACGCGAACTGGGTCTGGGGCGGCGGCTGGCTCTCCCAGCTCGGCGCCAACTTCGGGCTCGGCCACGGGCACGTCGACTTCGCCGGCAGCTCGGTCGTGCACATGACCGGCGGCGTGATGGCGCTCGTCCTGGCGAAGATGATCGGGCCGCGCGCCGGGAAGTACGGCGCCGACGGGCGCATCCACCCCATCGCGCCGCACAGCATCCCGCAGGTCATGCTCGGCACCTTCATCCTCGCCTTCGGCTGGTTCGGCTTCAACGCGGGCTCGACCCTGTCCGGCATGGACACGCGCCTCGCCGTGGTGGCGACGAACACCATGATCGCGAGCGCGACCGGCGCCTTCGCCGCCTACCTGTACGTCAAGGCCAAGTGGGGCAAGCCGGATCCGTCCTGGCTCGCGAACGGCATGCTGGCCGGTCTCGTCGCCATCACCGCGCCGTGCGCGTTCGTCTCGGCCTGGGCGGCCGCGGTCATCGGCCTCGTCTCCGGCGTGCTGGTGGTGGCGGCGGCGGTGTTCATCGACACGAAGCTCAAGATCGACGATCCGGTCGGCGCCTCGGCGGTGCACGGCGTGAACGGCGCGTGGGGCATCCTCTCCCTCGGGCTCTTCGCGAACGGCGTCTACGGTCAGGGCCTCAACGGCGTGGCCAGGGGCGTGACCGGCCTCTTCTACGGGGACGCCGGGCAGCTCATCGCGGAGCTGATCGGGATCGCGGCCAACGTGCTGTACGTGGCCCCGCTCGCGGCGCTCGCGTTCTACCTGATCGGCAAGATCGTCGGGAACCGCGTCTCGCTGGAGGACGAGGTCAACGGCCTCGATCTCCCGGAGATGGGCGTGCACGGGTACTCGAGCGACGGCGGCCCGATGCCGGCCGGCGCCGCGCGCCCGGTCGCGCAGGGTGCGCTCGGCGGCGCGGCGGTCGCGAAGCCCGTGGCCAGCACGTTCTAG
- a CDS encoding cation:proton antiporter, with the protein MTATLLVALIVVLVAAKLGGALAEALGQPAVLGELLAGIGLGALPLAGVRALEFIPGDATVAALAELGVILLLFEVGLSTRLADLLQVGVSALLVATVGVAVPMVLGWLAGRWLLPGAHPYVPLFLGATLCATSVGITARVLADLGRVATPEGRIILGAAVIDDVMGLLVLAVIIGMVGGGAGGAGGGALRQAALATGKAVAFLGGALVLGRWLAPRLFRMAARLRGRGVLLTAALVTCLALAWAAHLAGLAPIVGAFAAGLVLEGVPFRELLPGGDDLERLLLPLSAILVPIFFVRMGLLVNVGQLAGGELGLAAALTAAAIVGKQACALAVVTPGADRLAVGLGMIPRGEVGLIFAGMGLTLRVGGRPVMGPGEFAAVVAMVLATTLVTPPLLRWRLGRRIASGAGDARPADAGAASTALPSGRS; encoded by the coding sequence ATGACAGCCACACTCCTGGTCGCGCTCATCGTCGTGCTCGTCGCGGCCAAGCTGGGCGGCGCGCTCGCGGAGGCGCTCGGCCAGCCGGCGGTGCTCGGGGAACTCCTGGCCGGCATCGGGCTCGGTGCCCTGCCGCTCGCCGGCGTGCGCGCGCTCGAGTTCATCCCGGGCGACGCCACCGTCGCCGCGCTGGCGGAGCTGGGTGTCATCCTGCTCCTCTTCGAGGTGGGGCTCTCCACGCGCCTCGCCGACCTGCTCCAGGTCGGCGTCTCGGCGCTCCTCGTCGCCACCGTCGGCGTCGCCGTGCCGATGGTCCTCGGCTGGCTGGCCGGGCGCTGGCTGCTCCCCGGCGCGCATCCTTACGTGCCGCTCTTCCTGGGCGCGACCCTGTGCGCCACCAGCGTCGGCATCACAGCCCGCGTCCTCGCCGACCTCGGCCGCGTGGCGACGCCCGAGGGGCGCATCATCCTCGGCGCGGCAGTGATCGACGACGTCATGGGCCTGCTCGTACTCGCCGTCATCATCGGGATGGTGGGGGGTGGCGCCGGCGGCGCGGGGGGCGGCGCGCTCCGCCAGGCGGCGCTCGCCACCGGCAAGGCGGTCGCGTTCCTCGGCGGCGCGCTGGTGCTGGGCCGGTGGCTGGCGCCGCGCCTGTTCCGGATGGCGGCGCGGCTCAGGGGGCGCGGCGTGCTCCTCACCGCCGCGCTCGTCACCTGCCTCGCGCTCGCCTGGGCGGCGCACCTGGCCGGCCTGGCCCCGATCGTCGGCGCGTTCGCGGCCGGGCTGGTGCTGGAGGGGGTGCCGTTCCGGGAGCTGCTCCCCGGCGGCGACGACCTGGAGCGCCTGCTGCTGCCGCTCTCGGCCATCCTGGTGCCCATCTTCTTCGTCCGCATGGGGCTCCTGGTGAACGTCGGCCAGCTGGCGGGCGGGGAGCTGGGGCTCGCGGCGGCGCTCACGGCCGCGGCCATCGTGGGCAAGCAGGCCTGCGCGCTGGCGGTGGTGACGCCCGGCGCGGATCGGCTGGCGGTCGGGCTCGGGATGATCCCGCGCGGCGAGGTGGGCCTCATCTTCGCCGGCATGGGGCTCACGCTGCGGGTCGGCGGGCGGCCGGTGATGGGGCCGGGCGAGTTCGCGGCGGTGGTGGCGATGGTGCTCGCGACCACGCTCGTCACGCCGCCGCTGCTGCGCTGGCGGCTCGGGCGCCGGATTGCCAGCGGCGCGGGGGACGCGCGGCCGGCCGATGCTGGCGCGGCGAGCACCGCGCTGCCCAGCGGCCGGTCATGA
- a CDS encoding P-II family nitrogen regulator — MKKVEAVIKPFKLDEVKQALTELGVAGLTATEVKGFGRQKGHTELYRGAEYVVDFLPKVKVEVVVPDQLVGRLVETIERVSKTGRIGDGKIFITPVEEAIRIRTGERGEEAL, encoded by the coding sequence GTGAAGAAGGTCGAGGCCGTCATCAAGCCGTTCAAGCTGGACGAGGTCAAGCAGGCGCTCACCGAGCTCGGCGTGGCCGGGCTCACCGCCACCGAGGTCAAGGGCTTCGGCCGGCAGAAGGGCCACACCGAGCTCTACCGGGGGGCCGAGTACGTCGTCGACTTTCTCCCCAAGGTGAAGGTCGAGGTGGTGGTGCCCGATCAGCTGGTGGGGCGTCTCGTCGAGACCATCGAGCGCGTCTCCAAGACCGGCCGCATCGGCGACGGGAAGATCTTCATCACGCCGGTGGAGGAGGCGATCCGGATCCGCACCGGCGAGCGGGGCGAGGAGGCGCTGTAG
- a CDS encoding helix-turn-helix domain-containing protein, which yields MKTSQESGRSAKGRGGARKPSRDAAPAAVTPEVAPVTAATTDLAPVVGANLRRLRVKRGLSLEKLSKLSGVSRAMLGQIELGQSAPTINVLWKISTALGVPFSGLIGQRQAGGVLVLRSDQAKTLTNHDGTYSSRALFPFDEPRRVEFYELRLAPHGEEHADGHAPGTTENLVVARGAIEIDIEGARQRLEQGDAIVFEADTAHTYRNPSDDEALMYLVMTYADTVG from the coding sequence ATGAAGACCTCCCAGGAGAGCGGCCGCAGCGCGAAGGGCCGCGGCGGCGCGCGCAAGCCGTCCCGCGACGCCGCGCCCGCCGCGGTCACGCCCGAGGTCGCCCCGGTGACGGCGGCCACCACCGACCTGGCGCCGGTCGTGGGCGCGAACCTGCGGCGCCTGCGCGTGAAGCGCGGCCTCTCGCTCGAGAAGCTGTCCAAGCTCTCCGGCGTCTCCCGCGCCATGCTGGGGCAGATCGAGCTCGGCCAGAGCGCGCCGACCATCAACGTGCTGTGGAAGATCTCGACCGCGCTCGGCGTGCCCTTCTCGGGCCTCATCGGGCAGCGGCAGGCGGGCGGCGTCCTCGTCCTGCGCTCCGATCAGGCGAAGACGCTCACCAACCACGACGGCACCTACAGCTCGCGCGCCCTCTTCCCGTTCGACGAGCCGCGGCGGGTCGAGTTCTACGAGCTGCGCCTCGCGCCCCACGGCGAGGAGCACGCCGACGGCCACGCCCCCGGCACCACCGAGAACCTGGTGGTGGCCCGGGGCGCGATCGAGATCGACATCGAGGGGGCTCGCCAGCGCCTCGAGCAGGGCGACGCGATCGTGTTCGAGGCGGACACCGCCCACACGTACCGCAACCCGTCGGACGACGAGGCGCTCATGTACCTCGTCATGACCTACGCCGACACCGTCGGGTGA